One Burkholderia sp. WP9 genomic window, CAGTCGGCTTGCCGGTGCCGATGGCGTTGCTCTCCGTGATCTCGGTAGTGGTCACGTCGGCCACCGTGGTGATCTACGGCAAGGCGATCTGGGATCCGATCGACCTGACGAGCCGCATGACCGGCATCGGCGTGGGTGTCGCCCTGATCATCCTCACGCTCGACACCATGTGTTGCAATCTCGCGGCGAATCTGGTCGGCCCGGCCTATGATTTTTCGAGCCTGTGGCCCAAGGGCATTTCGTATCGCGTGGGCGGCATGATTACCGCGACCATCGCGATCGTGATGATGCCGTGGAAGATTCTCGCCACCACGCAGGGTTATATCTTTACGTGGCTAGTCGGCTACTCGGCGCTGCTCGGTCCGGTGGCGGGTATTCTGATGGTCGACTATTTCCTGATTCGCGGCACGCGGCTCGACACGCGTGAACTGTTCGACGAACACGGCGAGTACAGCTATACCGGCGGCTGGAATATCGGCGCGGTGGTCGCACTCGTGATCGGCGTGCTGCCGAATCTGCCGGGCTTTTTGCACACCGCGTTTCCGGCGTCGTTCCCGAACGTGCCGGCGATCTTCAACACGCTCTATACGTATGCGTGGTTTGTCGGACTGGCGTTGGCGTCGATCGTATATAGCGCGTGGATGAAGCTGAGCAAAGGACCGAGTGCGCGTGTGGCGAGTGCCTGAGACGCGCGCACCGGTATCGATGAAACGAAGTACGTAGCACCGAAACCAGCAGTTCATAAGGAGGCGGCAACATGACGACCCTGATTCGCGGCGGCACGATTATCGACGCGGAGAACACGTATCGTGCGGACGTGTTGTGTGCGGACCCGCAGGACGGCGGCACGATCCTGCAGATCGGCGCGGACCTGGAGGCGCCGGCGGGCGCCACGATCGTCGACGCGGGCGGGCAGTATGTGATGCCCGGCGGCATCGATCCGCACACGCATATGGAATTGCCGTTCATGGGCACCACGGCGAGCGACGATTTCTACACGGGCACGGCGGCGGGTTTGTCGGGTGGCACGACGAGCATCATCGACTTCGTGATTCCGAGCCCGAAGCAGCCGTTAATGGACGCCTTCAGGGAGTGGCGCGGCTGGGCGGAGAAGGCGTCGGCGGATTATGGTTTTCACGTCGCGGTGACGTGGTGGGACGATTCGGTCTATCGCGACATGGGCACGTTGGTGGAGGAGCACGGCGTGTCGAGCTTCAAGCACTTCATGGCCTACAAGAACGCGATCATGGCCGACGACGAAGTGCTGGTGAACAGCTTCTCACGTTCGCTCGAACTCGGCGCGCTGCCCACCGTGCATGCGGAAAACGGTGAGCTGGTGTTCCAGTTGCAGCGTCAGTTGCTCGCTAAAGGCTTTACCGGTCCGGAGGCGCATCCGCTATCGCGGCCGCCGGAAGTGGAGGGCGAAGCGGCCAATCGCGCGATCCGGATCGCGCAGGTGCTGGGCGTGCCGGTGTATATCGTGCACGTGTCCGCGAAAGACGCCGTCGATGCAATCGCGCGCGCGCGCAGCGAAGGTCTGCGCGTATTCGGCGAAGTGTTGCCAGGCCACCTGGTGATCGACGAGGCCGTGTACCGCGATCCCGACTGGACCCGCGCGGCGGCCCATGTGATGAGCCCGCCGTTCCGCTCGGCCGAACATCGCGAGGCGCTGTGGCGCGGTTTGCAAGCCGGCCAGTTGCACACCACGGCAACCGATCACTGCGTGTTCTGCGCGTCGCAGAAGGCCATGGGGCGCGAGGACTTCACCAGGATCCCGAACGGCTGCGGCGGCGTGGAAGACCGGATGGCGGTGCTTTGGCATCACGGCGTGAACTCCGGGCGTCTCACGCCGAACGAGTTCGTGCGCATTACGTCGACGAACGCCGCGCAGATTTTCAACCTCTATCCGCGCAAAGGCGCGGTGCGGGTCGGCGCGGATGCCGATCTGGTGGTGTGGGACCCGAACGCGAGCAAAACGATTTCGGTGAAGACGCATCATCAGAAAGTCGACTTCAACGTGTTCGAAGGCATGACGGTGCAAGGCGTGGCGATGCACACGCTCACGCGAGGCGCGCTCGCCTGGACCGACGGCGAATTGCGCGCGGTGCGCGGTGCGGGCCGTTATCTGAAGCGCCCGCCTAACGGGGCTTACTTCGACGCGATCCGGGTCGCCAACAAGCGCAAGGAGCCGCATCCGGTCGAGCGGTAAGCGGTTCGCAGTCCCACGGGCGGCGCCGGCATCGAATGCGGCGCCGCCCGTTTTTTCATGCCGCGCGTTCGCCGCGGCCGTGCCCCCTCTCGCGTTTTCCCCGATGGCGCGCGACATGGGTTCCATGTTGCGATGCATGCCGCGTCTGTTCTATCTGCTGTAGAGTGGGAATCCACGTCTTAGTGGAGGTCATGGCTGCTCGCTTAGCACGCAAGCGCATATGGATCGAAAACCTGATCCTTTGTAAAAACCCAGGCCATTTGCTACAGTCCGCCCACTCAGCCGGGCGCAAGCGCCGGTGAGGATTGTCCAACACAAGACCAAGCCACCGACGTGGCATATTTGACGGAGCCGCCTGATGAAATCGATTCGTTCCATTCTGCTGATCGCGTTGTTCCAGGCTGTGGCCGTGAGCTCCGCATTCGCCGCCGATGAACTCGCGCAGATCAAATCGGCCGGCGTGTTCCGGATCGGCACTGAAGGCACCTATGCGCCGTTCACCTATCACGACGAGTCGGGCAAGCTGACCGGCTTCGACGTTGAAATCGGCACCGCGATCGCGCAGCGTCTCGGCGTCAAGCCGCAATTCGTGGAAGGCAAATGGGACGGTCTGATCGCGGGTCTCGACGTGAACCGCTACGATGCGGTGATCAATGAAGTGGCCGTCACCGACGCGCGCAAGGTCAAATACGATTTCTCCGACCCGTACATCACATCGCACGCAGCCTTGATCGTGCAGTCGAACAACACCACGATCAAGAATTTCGACGACCTGAAAGGCAAGAAGTCGGCGAACACGCTGACCAGCAACTTCGGCAAGATCGCGGCCGCGCACGGCGCGGAAGTGATTCCCGTGCAAGGCTTCAATGAGTCGATCGATCTGCTGACCTCGGGCCGTGTGGATGCCACTGTCAACGACTCGCTGTCGTTCCTCGACTTCAAGAAGCACAAGCCGGACGCGAAGGTGAAGATCGCCGCGCTCGATACGTCGAGCGACAGCAGCGACAAGTCCGCTGTATTGATCCGCAAGGGCAGCCCCGAATTGCAGGCCGCGATCAACAAGGCGCTCGCCGACATCAAGAAAGACGGCACCTACGCGAAAATCTCGCAGAAGTATTTCGGCAAAGACGTCTCCCAGTAAACGCCTTCCGCGAGTCTGAATCATGCCGGCATGGTTGCATCTGATGGCGCAGTCGCTGTGGCCCCTGCTGTATGCGGGGCTCGTGTTTACCGTGCCGCTCACGCTGGTCTCGTTCGCCATCGGGCTGGCGCTCGCGTTCATCGTCGCGCTGGTCCGCCTGTTCGGACCGAAGTGGGCCGTGGCGATCGTGCGTTTCTACGTGTGGCTGTTTCGCGGCTCACCGTTGCTCGTGCAACTTTTCGTGATCTTCTATGGATTGCCGAACGTAGGCATCGTGCTCGATCCCTTGACGGCGGCGATCATCGGGTTTTCGCTGAATGTCGGCGCGTATAACTCCGAAGTGATACGCGGCGTGATCGAGTCGATTCCGAAAGGGCAGTGGGAAGCGGCGTATTCGATGGGTATGACGCGCGAACAGGCCTTGCGTCGCGCGATCCTGCCGCAGGCGGCGCGCGTTGCGCTGCCGCCGCTGTCCAATTCGTTCATCGCGTTGGTGAAGGACACGTCGCTCGCCGCGGTGCTGACCGTGCCCGAGGTGTTTCAGGCGGCACAGCGGATCGCGTCGGTCACTTACGAGCCGCTGATTCTTTATACCGAGGCGGCATTGGTTTATCTGGTCTTCAGTTCGGTGTTGTCGTCGGCGCAAGTCAGGCTCGAGCGCAAATTCGGCCGCCACGCACTTTTCCATGCAGGCAACTGATGATCCGACTGGAAAAAATCGACAAGTACTTCGGCGGGCAACGAGTGCTGAACTCGGTCGATCTGCAACTCGCTTCGGGTAATGTCACCGCATTGATCGGTCCTTCAGGCAGCGGCAAAAGCACGCTGCTGCGTTGCGTGAATCTGCTCGAGATTCCCGAGTCCGGTTCGCTCGAACTCGGCGACCAGCGGCTGGAATTCAGTCGCGACCACAAACCCTCGCGTGAAGCGGTGCTGACGATTCGCCGCCGCACCGGCATGGTCTTTCAGAACTTCCAGTTGTTTCCGCATCTGACGGTGCGTCAGAACGTGATGGAAGGTTTGCTCACCGTGCAGAAGTGGGATAAAGAAAGGGCCCGGATTCGCGCCGACGAATTGCTGGAGAAGGTCGGCATCGCGCACAAGGCGGATGCGTGGCCTTCGACGCTTTCGGGCGGTCAGCAGCAGCGTGTGGCGATTGCGCGGGCATTGGCGCCTTCGCCGGAAGTATTGCTGTGCGACGAGCCGACCTCGGCGCTCGACCCCGGTCTTGCCGCGGAAGTCGTGGAGGTGCTCAAGCAACTCGCCACCGAAGGCATGACGATGCTGATGGCCACGCACGACTTGCGGCTCGCCGCAACGATCGCGCGCGACGTGGTGTTTCTGAACAACGGCGTGGTGGTGGAGGCCGGTCCGTCGCGTGAAATCTTCATGCAACCGCGTGCGCCGGAGACCGAGCGTTTCGTGTCGACGCTGACCCATAGTCTGCCGGACGAGTGGACTGCATCGAGCGGGTCCACCTGAGGGTAGTGGAAGGCGTCAGTAGCAGGTGAGCGGTGTTGTTCAGCGGCGCAGCGCCATGCCTCACGCGCCAACGCACCAACGCGTCATTCCAACAACCCAAAAGAAAAGGGGGCGTCGAAACGCCCCCTTTTAACATCACGGCTACAACCGCTTAGCCACGCACATCAAACCTTAAACGCCCACGCTTTCCGTGGCATCGCTCATCGCGGCGTCGAAGAAACGTTCCTTCGCCTGCGCATTGACACGGGCATAAGCGCGATTCACGCCGCTGATCACCGCGCGAATGGACGCCGTCACCAGATTCGCATCGATGCCGACGCCGAACGCGCTGCCGGTCACATCGGCGCCGGCCATTTCGGCCACCGCCACCGCGCGTGCATCGGCGCCTTGAGTCAACGCGCGCTCTTCGTAATGTTGAATGCGCACCGGCACGCCGATCGCGTGCATCAAGGCGTCGAGCGGGCCATTGCCTGCGCCGGTCAGCACCCGTCGCGTACCGTTGATGTCGACCGTGAGTTTGATGTGCTCACGTCCCTCGCGCTCGGACAGGCTATGGCCGACGTAATGAATCGGCGCGGTGTTCTGCACGTACTCCTGCTGGAACAATTCCCAGATCTGCGCGGACGTGACTTCCTGGCCGCTGTCGTCGGTGAAGCGCTGCACGGCCGAGCTGAAGTCCACTTGCAGACGGCGCGGCAACACCACGCCATAGCCCTGTTCGAGCAGATAGGCAATGCCGCCTTTGCCCGACTGGCTGTTCACGCGAATCACCGAATCGTACGTGCGGCCGAGGTCGGCCGGATCGATTGGCATATAGGGCACTTCCCAGACCGCGTCCGGTTTCTGCACCGCGAAGCCCTTCTTGATCGCATCCTGATGCGAACCCGAGAAGGCCGTAAACACCAGATCGCCGACATACGGGTGACGCGGATGGATTGGCAATTGCGTGCATTCTTCCGCGGTACGCGCGACTTCGTTGATGTTCGAGAAGTCGAGGCCGGGATCGACGCCCTGCGTGTACAGATTCAACGCGAGCGTGACGAGATCGACGTTGCCGGTGCGCTCGCCATTGCCGAACAAACAGCCTTCAATACGATCCGCGCCGGCCATCACAGCGAGTTCGGCTGCGGCCACGGCAGTGCCGCGATCGTTATGCGGATGCACGGAGATGAAGAGCGAATCGCGGCGCTTGAGATTGCGGTGCATCCACTCGATCTGGTCCGCGTAGATGTTCGGCGTGGACATTTCAACGGTGGCCGGCAAGTTGACGATCGCCTTGTGTTCCGGCGTCGGTTCCCAGATGTCGAACACGGCGTCGCAGACTTCCTTGGCGAATTCGATCTCGGTGCCGCTGAACACTTCCGGGCTGTACTGGAACGTGAACTGTGTTTCCGGCATGGTGGCGGCAATGCGCTTCATCGTGCGGGCCGCGTTTTGCGCCAGTTCTTTCACGCCGCTCTTTTCCAGATTGAAGACGATCTTGCGGAATTCCGGCGCGGTCGCGTTGTACAGGTGGACGATGGCGCGCGGCACGCCACGCAAGGACTCGAAAGTGCGTTCGATCAGGTCGTCGCGGGCTTGGGTCAACACTTCGATCGTGACGTCGTCGGGGATATGGCCGCCTTCGATCAACTCGCGCACGAAATTGAAGTCGGTCTGCGACGCGGACGGAAACGCGACTTCGATTTCCTTGAAGCCGATCTGCACCAGCGTCTTGAACATGCGCATCTTGCGCTGTGCATCCATCGGCTCGAACAGCGACTGGTTGCCGTCGCGCAGGTCGGTGCTCATCCAGATCGGCGGATGCGTGATCGTGCGCGACGGCCACTGGCGATCCGTCAAGTTGATGGGCTTGAACGCGCGGTATTTGGTAGCAGGGTTCTTCAACATTTTCATCGTCCGTGGGTGAGACCAGATAGCTGGGAGTCGACCGGACGACGAAAAGACATAACTGGGCGCCGGTCGGAAACCGGGGCTGGGTCAGTTACTGGGGAATTGAGCGGTGCTTCGGGTATATCAGATGGAAGCGCGCAGCAGCAGACCTAGCCCGGTAGAGGGGGCTAGTAGTAGCGATAGGATGGTCTGGGCGCGGTACATAGGGCGCAATAGGAACATATTATTGGGACGGCGTCAAGCGCCGTCCCGGGCGGCGCGAGGTTAGTGGGCCGGTTTCACGAAGCGCAAGGTCATGCGATCCGATTCGCCGATGGCCGCGTATTTCGCCCGGTCGACGTCGCCGCCTTCGAAGGTCGGCGGCAGCGACCAGACGCCGTTGGGGTAATTCCTGGTGTCGCGCGGGTTGCTGTTCACCTCGCTCTTGCCGGCCAGCTCGAAGCCGGCCGCGCGCGCGTGTTCGATCACGTAGTCTTCGGTCACGTAGCCGGTTTCGATGGTCTGCTGCAGCGAAGTGCCCGGCGCCGCGCGGTGTTCCTCGACGCCGAGCACGCCGCCCGGCTTGAGCGCGGCATAAAAGGCGCGCAGGTTCGCGTCGATCTGGCCGTCCTTGATCCAGTTGTGGATATTGCGGAAGGTCAGCACCTCGTCGACGCTGGCATCGGCCGGAAAACCGTTGAACTGGCCGGCGTGCAACGTGCCGACCACGACCTTCCCGTAGACGTTGGGCGTGGCCGCCAGCTTGCGCGCGAACGCAGCCCGGCTCGCCTGTGCCTCCGCCGACGGCGTGTTCAGCGGGCCGTCGTACTGCGCTTCGTAGAGCTTGCCGTGGTCGTGCAGGTAGGGCGCGAGGATATCCGTGTACCAGCCGCCGCCCGGCTCGATCTCCAGCACGCTTTGCGACGGCGCGAGTTCGAAGAATTGCAGCGTCTCTTTCGGATGGCGGTAAATATCGCGCGCACGGGCCTTGTCGCCGCGCTGTGGTCCGGCAATGGCCGCGTCGAGCAGCGCGGGACTGGCCGACGCGGAGGGGGAAGTCGAGGCTGACGGATTGGCGCAGGCGGCAACGAGAAGCGCCGCACTGAACGCCGCGAGCGTGGTGCGCAACGCGCGGGCTGGGAGATCGGGGCGAGGGTTCATGGCATCCATTATCGGGTTCGATCGGCCTTCGAGGGAAATC contains:
- the hydA gene encoding dihydropyrimidinase, with the translated sequence MTTLIRGGTIIDAENTYRADVLCADPQDGGTILQIGADLEAPAGATIVDAGGQYVMPGGIDPHTHMELPFMGTTASDDFYTGTAAGLSGGTTSIIDFVIPSPKQPLMDAFREWRGWAEKASADYGFHVAVTWWDDSVYRDMGTLVEEHGVSSFKHFMAYKNAIMADDEVLVNSFSRSLELGALPTVHAENGELVFQLQRQLLAKGFTGPEAHPLSRPPEVEGEAANRAIRIAQVLGVPVYIVHVSAKDAVDAIARARSEGLRVFGEVLPGHLVIDEAVYRDPDWTRAAAHVMSPPFRSAEHREALWRGLQAGQLHTTATDHCVFCASQKAMGREDFTRIPNGCGGVEDRMAVLWHHGVNSGRLTPNEFVRITSTNAAQIFNLYPRKGAVRVGADADLVVWDPNASKTISVKTHHQKVDFNVFEGMTVQGVAMHTLTRGALAWTDGELRAVRGAGRYLKRPPNGAYFDAIRVANKRKEPHPVER
- a CDS encoding amino acid ABC transporter substrate-binding protein produces the protein MKSIRSILLIALFQAVAVSSAFAADELAQIKSAGVFRIGTEGTYAPFTYHDESGKLTGFDVEIGTAIAQRLGVKPQFVEGKWDGLIAGLDVNRYDAVINEVAVTDARKVKYDFSDPYITSHAALIVQSNNTTIKNFDDLKGKKSANTLTSNFGKIAAAHGAEVIPVQGFNESIDLLTSGRVDATVNDSLSFLDFKKHKPDAKVKIAALDTSSDSSDKSAVLIRKGSPELQAAINKALADIKKDGTYAKISQKYFGKDVSQ
- a CDS encoding amino acid ABC transporter permease — translated: MPAWLHLMAQSLWPLLYAGLVFTVPLTLVSFAIGLALAFIVALVRLFGPKWAVAIVRFYVWLFRGSPLLVQLFVIFYGLPNVGIVLDPLTAAIIGFSLNVGAYNSEVIRGVIESIPKGQWEAAYSMGMTREQALRRAILPQAARVALPPLSNSFIALVKDTSLAAVLTVPEVFQAAQRIASVTYEPLILYTEAALVYLVFSSVLSSAQVRLERKFGRHALFHAGN
- a CDS encoding amino acid ABC transporter ATP-binding protein encodes the protein MIRLEKIDKYFGGQRVLNSVDLQLASGNVTALIGPSGSGKSTLLRCVNLLEIPESGSLELGDQRLEFSRDHKPSREAVLTIRRRTGMVFQNFQLFPHLTVRQNVMEGLLTVQKWDKERARIRADELLEKVGIAHKADAWPSTLSGGQQQRVAIARALAPSPEVLLCDEPTSALDPGLAAEVVEVLKQLATEGMTMLMATHDLRLAATIARDVVFLNNGVVVEAGPSREIFMQPRAPETERFVSTLTHSLPDEWTASSGST
- the leuA gene encoding 2-isopropylmalate synthase; translated protein: MLKNPATKYRAFKPINLTDRQWPSRTITHPPIWMSTDLRDGNQSLFEPMDAQRKMRMFKTLVQIGFKEIEVAFPSASQTDFNFVRELIEGGHIPDDVTIEVLTQARDDLIERTFESLRGVPRAIVHLYNATAPEFRKIVFNLEKSGVKELAQNAARTMKRIAATMPETQFTFQYSPEVFSGTEIEFAKEVCDAVFDIWEPTPEHKAIVNLPATVEMSTPNIYADQIEWMHRNLKRRDSLFISVHPHNDRGTAVAAAELAVMAGADRIEGCLFGNGERTGNVDLVTLALNLYTQGVDPGLDFSNINEVARTAEECTQLPIHPRHPYVGDLVFTAFSGSHQDAIKKGFAVQKPDAVWEVPYMPIDPADLGRTYDSVIRVNSQSGKGGIAYLLEQGYGVVLPRRLQVDFSSAVQRFTDDSGQEVTSAQIWELFQQEYVQNTAPIHYVGHSLSEREGREHIKLTVDINGTRRVLTGAGNGPLDALMHAIGVPVRIQHYEERALTQGADARAVAVAEMAGADVTGSAFGVGIDANLVTASIRAVISGVNRAYARVNAQAKERFFDAAMSDATESVGV
- a CDS encoding class I SAM-dependent methyltransferase codes for the protein MDAMNPRPDLPARALRTTLAAFSAALLVAACANPSASTSPSASASPALLDAAIAGPQRGDKARARDIYRHPKETLQFFELAPSQSVLEIEPGGGWYTDILAPYLHDHGKLYEAQYDGPLNTPSAEAQASRAAFARKLAATPNVYGKVVVGTLHAGQFNGFPADASVDEVLTFRNIHNWIKDGQIDANLRAFYAALKPGGVLGVEEHRAAPGTSLQQTIETGYVTEDYVIEHARAAGFELAGKSEVNSNPRDTRNYPNGVWSLPPTFEGGDVDRAKYAAIGESDRMTLRFVKPAH